One window of the Zea mays cultivar B73 chromosome 3, Zm-B73-REFERENCE-NAM-5.0, whole genome shotgun sequence genome contains the following:
- the LOC100285505 gene encoding alliin lyase 2, which produces MAAKESSRTMKAARSAGRIGVVASVAMNLAWLAMYIRQRYGEITTVEASRGKPPVTQDSVVILDHGDPVMYEEFWRREGDSASILIPAWQTMSYFSNLGGICCFLEPGLEREVRRLHRLVGNAVVDGYHVIVGTGSTQLFQAVLYAISPASDGTPIDVVSPAPYYSCYPVAASFLNSGLYRWGGDANTFAGDDTSCVEVVCSPNNPDGGIRHAVVKSKSSKAIYDFAYYWPQYTPITEAAAHDVMLFTFSKCSGHAGTRLGWALVKDTEVAKKMTKFMELTTIGVSKDSQLRAAKILGAICNGYEQLPSAGQTRSHLFHFARDKMAARWTRLRAAVAASDIFTLPDELSEYCGFFKKTITANPAFAWLRCKKDGIEDLESFLRENKIVTRGGTKFGVDGRVVRVSMVDTDQAFNVFLDRLSTMK; this is translated from the exons ATGGCGGCTAAGGAGAGTAGTAGGACGATGAAGGCGGCGCGCTCTGCGGGAAGGATCGGGGTCGTGGCCTCTGTGGCGATGAACCTCGCGTGGCTTGCGATGTACATCCGCCAGCGCTACGGGGAGATCACCACGGTGGAGGCGTCCCGAGGCAAGCCGCCGGTCACTCAGGACTCCGTCGTCATCCTCGATCA CGGCGACCCGGTCATGTACGAGGAGTTCTGGCGCCGCGAGGGAGACAGCGCCTCGATCCTGATCCCCGCGTGGCAGACGATGAGCTACTTCTCCAACCTCGGCGGCATCTGCTGCTTCCTGGAGCCTGGCCTCGAGCGCGAGGTGCGGCGCCTCCACCGGCTCGTCGGAAACGCCGTGGTCGATGGATACCATGTGATCGTCGGGACTGGGTCCACGCAGCTGTTCCAGGCCGTGCTATACGCGATCTCGCCTGCAAGTGACGGCACGCCCATCGACGTCGTCTCGCCGGCGCCTTACTACTCG TGTTACCCAGTTGCGGCGAGCTTTCTAAACTCTGGGCTCTACCGTTGGGGTGGTGACGCCAATACATTTGCCGGCGACGACACCAGCTGTGTTGAGGTCGTCTGCTCGCCAAACAACCCTGACGGTGGCATCCGACATGCCGTCGTCAAGTCCAAATCCAGCAAGGCGATCTATGACTTCGCCTACTACTGGCCGCAGTACACGCCCATCACCGAGGCGGCTGCCCATGATGTCATGCTGTTCACCTTCTCCAAATGCTCCGGCCATGCCGGCACTAGGCTGGG GTGGGCACTGGTGAAGGACACTGAGGTGGCCAAGAAGATGACCAAGTTCATGGAGCTCACCACGATTGGCGTGTCCAAGGACTCTCAGCTTCGTGCCGCTAAGATTCTTGGGGCGATCTGTAACGGCTATGAGCAGCTGCCATCCGCGGGCCAAACAAGAAGCCACCTCTTCCATTTTGCTCGGGATAAAATGGCGGCACGGTGGACTAGGCTCCGCGCAGCTGTGGCGGCCTCGGACATCTTTACCCTCCCAGATGAGCTATCTGAGTACTGTGGTTTCTTTAAGAAGACTATCACCGCCAATCCTG CGTTCGCATGGCTTCGCTGCAAGAAGGATGGTATTGAAGATCTGGAGAGCTTTCTACGCGAGAACAAGATAGTCACTCGAGGTGGCACAAAGTTTGGAGTGGACGGGAGGGTTGTCAGGGTCAGTATGGTTGACACAGACCAAGCCTTCAACGTGTTCCTGGATCGTCTATCCACGATGaagtga